The following DNA comes from Candidatus Hydrogenedentota bacterium.
GCGCGGCTTCGTTGCCCGCGTCATCCGCTGAGGTGTAGGTAATGGTGTAATCGCCCGGCGTCGCGGTATCGACCGCGCCGCTGGCCTCCACCGGCACATCGCCCTGGCACGCGTCCACCGCAGTCGCGCCCGGGTCCACGAACGGGTCCGTGCATTCGACCGTTATCTGAGCAGCCCCGTTCAGCGTGATCTCCGGCGGCGTCGTGTCCACGACGGTGACGGTGCGCGTCACGGGCGCGGCTTCGTTGCCCGCGTCATCCGCCGAGGTGTAGGTAATGGTGTAGTCGCCCGGCGTCGCGGTATCGACCGCGCCGCTGGCCTCCACCGGCGCATCGCCCTGGCACGCGTCCACCGCAGTAGCGCCCGGGTCCACGAACGGGTCCGTGCATTCGACCGTTATCTGAGCAGCCCCGTTCAGCGTAATCTCCGGCGGCGTCGTGTCCACGACGGTGACGGTGCGCGTCACGGGCGCGGCTTCGTTGCCCGCGTCATCCGCTGAGGTGTAGGTAATGGTGTAGTCGCCCGGCGTCGCGGTATCGACCGCGCCGCTGGCCTCCACCGGCGCATCGCCCTGGCACGCGTCCACCGCAGTAGCGCCCGGGTCCACGAACGGCTCCGTGCATTCGACCGTTATCTGAGCAGCCCCGTTCAGCGTGATCTCCGGCGGTGTCGTGTCCACGACGGTGACGGTGCGCGTCACGGGCGCGGCTTCGTTGCCCGCGTCATCCGCCGAGGTGTACGTAATGGTGTAGTCGCCCGGCGTCGCGGTATCGACCGCGCCGCTGGCCTGCACCGGCGCATCGCCCTGGCACGCGTCCACCGCAGTCGCGCCCGGGTCCACGAACGGGTCCGTGCATTCGACCGTTATCTGAGCAGCCCCGTTCAGCGTGATCTCCGGCGGCGTCGTGTCCACGACGGTGACGGTGCGCGTCACGGGCGCGGCTTCGTTGCCCGCGTCATCCGCTGAGGTGTAGGTAATGGTGTAATCGCCCGGCGTCGCGGTATCGACCGCGCCGCTGGCCTGCACCGCCACATCGCCCTGGCACGCGTCCACTGCAGTAGCGCCCGGGTCCACGAACGGGTCCGTGCATTCGACCGTTATCTGAGCAGCCCCGTTCAGCGTGATCTCCGGCGGCGTCGTGTCCACGACGGTGACGGTGCGCGTTACGGGCGCGGCTTCGTTGCCCGCGTCGTCCGCTGAGGTGTAGGTAATGGTGTAGTCGCCCGGCGTCGCGGTATCGACCGCGCCGCTGGCCTGCACCGGCACATCACCCTGGCATACATCTAGCGCCGTCGCACCGGGGTCCATGAACGGCTCGGGACATTCAATCGTCATCCGTGGGTCACCAATCAAAGTGATGACGGGCGGCGCGGTGTCTTCCACGATTATGGTGAGCGTGAACGGGGCCGACGTATTGCCGGATGCATCCGTTACCGTATACACGAGCACGTAGGTACCCGGCGTGTTCAAATCGACCGTCCCGGTGACCTGGAGGTTGCCGGTCACGTCGCCATCCTGTGCGTCGGATGCCGTGGGCGTTTCAAAACTCGTGCTGCCGCATTCGACCCGGATCGTCTCTTCCTGTGTCCCGCCCGCGCCGAAGGTGATCTGCGGCGGCACCTGGTCGGTGGTCACGAGCGCCGTATCCGGGAGGCTGTCCAGTTCGCCGTCATTCACAACCAGCGTCAAGAGATACGTGCCATGAACAAGCGCGGTAAACGACGGCGTCGCCGTATCCTCATTCTCCAGGACGAACGGCTCGTCGGCCGCGCCGCCCTGCTGCACGGCGGCCGTCCACGCGTACGTCAGTTCTTGCTCTTCCGGGTCATAACTGCCCGTGCCATCGAGCGTCAGCGCCTGCGCCAAGGTCGCGGTGCGGTCCGGGCCCGCATTCGCTACGGGCGGCAGGTTGGGGGAAAGCACGATCACATATTCTTCTTTGAATACCGTCACAACGGTAAGCTGGCTCGCCTTTACCCCGTTTTCGTCCACGGACTCCTCGCGGACGATGACCGTCAGGCCCACGTCATACTTGCCGGGGTTGCGGTAGACATGAATGGCCGTCTTGCCCTTGCCAACCCCGCCGTCGCCGAACGTCCACATATAGTCGACGATCGTCAGCGTCGGCCGGGCGCCGTCGCGAAACTTGCTGTTCAGCACATACGGCGGAATCGCTTGAACGTCCGCACGGAACGTGACGGTCAACGGTGCATAGCCGATACGCGGGATACCCACGAAATCGGCCGTGACCTTGCCCCCGACGGCGGGGCAACCGGCAAGAGCCGCGACGACCGCCAAGAGGACCGCAATCTTGGATATGGTTTCAAGCATGTTCCCCATGGGGTGCTCCCCTTCTCTTTTCGTGTGTAACCGTTGAAAGATCCACAAGAGGATGCGCTTAACGCTCCCTCAATCAACACTGCCTACCTTGTACGAACCAGCGATTCCAGTATTTGAAAACAGACAAGGAATGTCAAGCTTATTTTTCATTGGGGTCAACCCGCACGCAAGCGGGATTGCTCCCCGCCTCTTGGCGCAAGGGCGATGCGCCAGGGCAGGTGGCAGCTTGGGAGGGATTGACGTATACTGATGCACAAGCGTGATTTGGAAGCGGGCGCGCTGATCCGGAATGCAATCCGGCACGTCCCGAGATGGGTGTCGTTTGCGGTGCTTCGGTGTTTTCAGGCATGGTAAGCGGTATCACGCCGCCGGTTTGGCACCGGCGGAGCAAGGTGAGGCAAAACACAGTCGAAACGACCGGGTTGGGAGGGTGATCGCCATGAATTTGCCGATTATGACGCTGATCAAGGCCGGAACGGGCCGCATCCGTGAGAACAAAGAACCCGGGCGGCGGACATGCGTTTCCGCGAGATTCGTGTTCGCGGCGGCAGTCCTTCTAGCGTCCCTGCCCGTGGCCGCCGACCTGCAGACGGTCCAGGTCGGTGGAGAAATCCGCATCCGGGGCCAATACTGGCGCAATTCCTTCGACAATCCGACCGCCACGACCTATACAGGAAACATGATTCGCTGGCCTGCAAGCGCGCTGGGCGGCCGGCCCATCGGCGACCCATACGGGGGGCAAACGATAGTGAGTTTCTTCGACTGGGACGACGCCCGCGATGATTACCGGCTCGTCGAACAGCGGACTCGGCTCAACATACGGGCGGACTTCAGCGACTCCGCGACCGCGTACACGGAACTCGAGTCCTATGA
Coding sequences within:
- a CDS encoding DUF5011 domain-containing protein, whose translation is MGNMLETISKIAVLLAVVAALAGCPAVGGKVTADFVGIPRIGYAPLTVTFRADVQAIPPYVLNSKFRDGARPTLTIVDYMWTFGDGGVGKGKTAIHVYRNPGKYDVGLTVIVREESVDENGVKASQLTVVTVFKEEYVIVLSPNLPPVANAGPDRTATLAQALTLDGTGSYDPEEQELTYAWTAAVQQGGAADEPFVLENEDTATPSFTALVHGTYLLTLVVNDGELDSLPDTALVTTDQVPPQITFGAGGTQEETIRVECGSTSFETPTASDAQDGDVTGNLQVTGTVDLNTPGTYVLVYTVTDASGNTSAPFTLTIIVEDTAPPVITLIGDPRMTIECPEPFMDPGATALDVCQGDVPVQASGAVDTATPGDYTITYTSADDAGNEAAPVTRTVTVVDTTPPEITLNGAAQITVECTDPFVDPGATAVDACQGDVAVQASGAVDTATPGDYTITYTSADDAGNEAAPVTRTVTVVDTTPPEITLNGAAQITVECTDPFVDPGATAVDACQGDAPVQASGAVDTATPGDYTITYTSADDAGNEAAPVTRTVTVVDTTPPEITLNGAAQITVECTEPFVDPGATAVDACQGDAPVEASGAVDTATPGDYTITYTSADDAGNEAAPVTRTVTVVDTTPPEITLNGAAQITVECTDPFVDPGATAVDACQGDAPVEASGAVDTATPGDYTITYTSADDAGNEAAPVTRTVTVVDTTPPEITLNGAAQITVECTDPFVDPGATAVDACQGDVPVEASGAVDTATPGDYTITYTSADDAGNEAAPVTRTVTVVDTTPPEITLNGAAQITVECTDPFVDPGATAVDTCQGDAPVEASGAVDTATPGDYTITYTSADDAGNEAAPVTRTVTVVDTTPPEITLNGAAQITVECTDPFVDPGATAVDACQGDVPVEASGAVDTATPGDYTITYTSADDAGNEAAPVTRTVTVVDTTPPEITLNGDAQMVI